Proteins encoded within one genomic window of Anas platyrhynchos isolate ZD024472 breed Pekin duck chromosome 28, IASCAAS_PekinDuck_T2T, whole genome shotgun sequence:
- the PHOSPHO1 gene encoding phosphoethanolamine/phosphocholine phosphatase isoform X2 — protein sequence MKRCCEGVGLPCLFKGVGMASSQPPKYLLIFDFDETIINENSDDSIIRAAPGQALPEHIRQTFCEGFYNEYMQRVLTYMGDQGVKMGDFKTVYENIPLSPGMPDLFQFLSKNHEVFEIILISDANMFGIECNLRAAGFYSLFRKIFSNPSSFDKRGYFTLGPYHSHKCLDCPANMCKRKILTEYLAERAQEEVEFERVFYVGDGANDFCPSVTLTSADIAFPRKGYPMHRMMQEMENKQPGAFQATVVPWESATEVTRYLQDVLKKC from the exons atgaaaaggtgCTGTGAGGGTGTTGGGCTGCCATGCCTGTTTAAG GGTGTTGGTATGGCCAGCTCCCAGCCTCCAAAGTACCTCCTCATCTTCGACTTTGATGAGACCATCATCAATGAGAACAGTGATGACTCCATCAtcagggcagcaccagggcagGCACTTCCAGAGCACATCCGGCAGACCTTCTGTGAGGGCTTCTACAACGAGTACATGCAGCGTGTCCTGACGTACATGGGAGACCAAGGTGTCAAGATGGGGGACTTCAAGACTGTATATGAGAACATTCCCCTGTCCCCTGGCATGCCTGACCTCTTCCAGTTCCTCTCCAAGAACCATGAAGTTTTTGAGATCATCCTCATCTCCGATGCCAACATGTTTGGCATTGAATGCAATCTGAGGGCAGCTGGTTTCTACTCTCTCTTCCGCAAAATCTTCAGCAACCCATCCAGCTTTGACAAAAGAGGGTACTTCACCTTGGGGCCCTACCACAGCCACAAGTGCCTTGACTGCCCAGCCAACATGTGCAAACGCAAAATCCTAACAGAGTATCTGGCAGAGAGAGCCCAGGAAGAGGTGGAGTTTGAGAGGGTCTTTTATGTGGGAGACGGTGCCAATGACTTCTGCCCTTCTGTGACTTTGACTTCAGCTGATATTGCTTTCCCACGGAAGGGCTACCCCATGCACCGGATGATGCAAGAGATGGAGAATAAGCAACCTGGAGCTTTCCAGGCCACTGTTGTTCCCTGGGAGTCAGCTACAGAGGTCACCCGCTATCTCCAGGATGTCCTCAAGAAGTGTTGA
- the PHOSPHO1 gene encoding phosphoethanolamine/phosphocholine phosphatase isoform X3: protein MASSQPPKYLLIFDFDETIINENSDDSIIRAAPGQALPEHIRQTFCEGFYNEYMQRVLTYMGDQGVKMGDFKTVYENIPLSPGMPDLFQFLSKNHEVFEIILISDANMFGIECNLRAAGFYSLFRKIFSNPSSFDKRGYFTLGPYHSHKCLDCPANMCKRKILTEYLAERAQEEVEFERVFYVGDGANDFCPSVTLTSADIAFPRKGYPMHRMMQEMENKQPGAFQATVVPWESATEVTRYLQDVLKKC, encoded by the coding sequence ATGGCCAGCTCCCAGCCTCCAAAGTACCTCCTCATCTTCGACTTTGATGAGACCATCATCAATGAGAACAGTGATGACTCCATCAtcagggcagcaccagggcagGCACTTCCAGAGCACATCCGGCAGACCTTCTGTGAGGGCTTCTACAACGAGTACATGCAGCGTGTCCTGACGTACATGGGAGACCAAGGTGTCAAGATGGGGGACTTCAAGACTGTATATGAGAACATTCCCCTGTCCCCTGGCATGCCTGACCTCTTCCAGTTCCTCTCCAAGAACCATGAAGTTTTTGAGATCATCCTCATCTCCGATGCCAACATGTTTGGCATTGAATGCAATCTGAGGGCAGCTGGTTTCTACTCTCTCTTCCGCAAAATCTTCAGCAACCCATCCAGCTTTGACAAAAGAGGGTACTTCACCTTGGGGCCCTACCACAGCCACAAGTGCCTTGACTGCCCAGCCAACATGTGCAAACGCAAAATCCTAACAGAGTATCTGGCAGAGAGAGCCCAGGAAGAGGTGGAGTTTGAGAGGGTCTTTTATGTGGGAGACGGTGCCAATGACTTCTGCCCTTCTGTGACTTTGACTTCAGCTGATATTGCTTTCCCACGGAAGGGCTACCCCATGCACCGGATGATGCAAGAGATGGAGAATAAGCAACCTGGAGCTTTCCAGGCCACTGTTGTTCCCTGGGAGTCAGCTACAGAGGTCACCCGCTATCTCCAGGATGTCCTCAAGAAGTGTTGA